The Oryza brachyantha chromosome 7, ObraRS2, whole genome shotgun sequence genomic interval aaaatgttagctcggctcgttagaaaaatgaaacgagccgagtcgagccgagccgaggtcacgagtcgagcgagctaacgaggcACGAGTTTTTTGTCCACCCCTAGTCCCTTTCGTATattgaaggagaaaaaaaaaagagaggaaataaATGATACCTTCTATGATGCCCAGCCGCCCATTTCTCCCTGCACACTCATTTCGTCCTCTTTGTTTACGACTCCATCGCCATCACCATCGGTTTCTCCAAATCATGGCGTTAAAAAGAATCGCAAATCTCGAATCCTCCGTAGGTCAGATGACCCACGACCAGATCGATGGATGCATAATTCTTTTGCGGCGCTGCAGCTACAGCTTAGGgaatcgagaaaaaaaaaatcattgcttCGAGCAAGTGACTTTGTTCTAGAAGGTTCTAGAACCTGGGGAATTTGTGCGCGGTGGGGAGGTGAAGCCGACCTTCTGTGCGCTCCTCGGCGATGGATCACACCTTCTGGAAACTTCGAGAACCCTGCAATATTCCACGACCAGGAGTGAGCGATATCCTGGCCGGTCACATGCGATCGAATGGTTAGGcaaggcttaaaaaaatttataatataaaacaaatataatataaaattgactatagaattaactctaattttgTGGGCATAGTTTTATATGGAGTTAGATAGTTTATGAAGAGTTAGACTTAATTAAAACtccaaaatatcatattttatactACTACGTTGAAAAGTATATTTGGATTCATATATATCACTGTGTACTAAGTATACAGCTATTGTATTCTgtttctataaatacaattatattttatacatatgatatattaatgttAATCTACGTCGTTATAATTTGTACCTACCATGTGATGTGGATAagatagttttctttttctccaattAATATGGTAATTTATAGCGTGAAGGTCATGACTTTGTTGAGTCCTCTTATGTaatataacgtaagatgtttgacttttttgttgcaatgtttgatcattcgttttattaaaaaattagtacaatataaaaaatgacaaatcatacttaaagttctaataaagtaagtcacaagcaaaataaatgatatttctataactttttgaataagacaaattgttaaatattacaagtaaaaaaaatcaaatatttgaaaatcaaacatttgaaaCTGAGTgagtaatatttataatacaatatatattctatagaaagatggatggatggatgaatgaAGTTCTTATTATTCGTAAAAACCTGAAACCACTACACCAAGGTGCATCTCGGCCGCTCCCGTATGATCCAACGGTTGTCAATGGCCTGGTGGAATCGCGATCTGAACGGTCGCGAGTATCCCCAAGACGGGCCACGATCCAATTCGGCCCAGTCGCGGTGCCTTTCgcgtgggccccacgtgtctGTCGGCCCAAGAGAGGACCCGCGGGCCGCGTCTCCTCccgagcggtggcggcgcgtgGTTCATATAGCGCCGCCGTGACACGCAACACCATTCCCCCGTTTCGGCCTCGGAAGTCGCGCCCCTCCCAAAACCCTAGCGCTCCCCCCACcttcgcggcggcgaccgtcgGCGACTCCACCCATCGATTCGCCGCCAGCTCGGTTCTACTAGGTATGCTTCGCAGCAAGGCGTGCAGCCGAgtagcctctctctctctctttttttttttgtgggagAAGTGAATCATGTTCGGTGTTTGATCTgcaggtgtgtgtgtgttagtGATCGAGGAGGGGCTGCGTCGCGGCGGAATCGACCATGGCGACCCGTAAGTTTCATTTTGTTTAGGGTTTCCGGCGCGTGGTTTGTGATTAGGTAGTTCTGTGTTCATTTCGTTTGGCTGCTCCGATTAGATATTTGGTTGCGATGGGGATTGTCAACGATGCGATTGGTGCTGTTGGGCATCAGTGTTTGAGTGCTGATGAGTAGCTTGCTTTCTCACGGAAGCAGTGTTGTAGAGTGAAGGTGTGGTTCTAGTGAAATGGATTTAATGCCTGGATTAAATTTTGTGCGCATGCTGTGTCTTGAGAACAAAATTGGTAGTGTCTTATTACGGTATCTTTAGGTGTCTTATTACGGTATCTTTAGGAAATGTCGTATATTTAGCTTCTCATTCATTGTTCTATTCTGAAATTTATTACACCTAATCATGTGGTGTGCCTCTAATTTGGTTGGTTAAGATTTCACGGTATCTGTATCGCACCTATTGAATTCTGAACTGGTGGGTGATGCATGGTTTAAATGCCTATACACAGGTTCTGTATCTAATCTGCTTGTTCTTGAATATGCACTCTGTAGGTATTCAGTTTGAGAACAATTGTGAAGTTGGTGTTTTCTCCAAGCTGACAAATGCCTATTGTCTTGTTGCAATTGGAGGGTCAGAGAACTTCTACAGGTTGGATGCTTCATTGTTGGTTTAAGATGTTGGAAAATTTTGATGGAAGCATAATAATACTTAACTGACACTACTGCATCATTTGTATATTTTCCAGTGCCTTTGAGGCTGAGCTCGCAGATGTTATTCCTGTTGTCAAGACCTCCATAGGTGGTACTAGAATAATTGGCCGTCTTTGTGTTGGTTAGTATTTGAGCTTGGCTATACTAAGTGGATTAATTCACTTGGCCTTCTGTTTTTCATTTACCAATTTTAATCTGTGTTGATCCAGGAAACAAGAATGGACTTCTCTTGCCTCACACTACCACTGATCAAGGTACTCTATTTTGTAGTATATCTTTTTTCCCTTGTAAACCTTTGTTTCCATGTCTACAGCGTTTCTGTTAGCTCCGCTATTGATATCATTTTCATGTTATCTGATGGTATGATACAGTGGACTGCTTGCTAATACAGCTATAAATGCCAATAACTTAATAACTAGCCATCCAAATGTGGTATTCACATAGATACAGTCTATCCATGTTATGTTCTTTAGCCACATTAAGTTTTGTGGGTTTACAGGACAATGAAAAATCTTTTGTAAACTAAATAATATGTACAAGTACTGAAAGAAATTGTTTTCTATGCCATGATTATAGGTATTATAAGTATCATTGAAGTTACTTATATTGGTATTGCACACAGGGCGAACTTGTTAAGGCAATATGGACTTAAATTGTCTGCTGCAgtactgtttttcttttgtaacaGCACAGGCGCACAACTTGGTGGTGTATATTTGGAACTTGTTTTCATGTAATTTCTTAGGCCTTCTGGATATTGTGACTATGCTAGACAGATACAAACAATCATGCCAGTTGGGTATACATTGCATGCTTTTCTTGTTgagttatttttcattagcaGCTTGATTGGTCTTTGATGCTGTGTTCTGATATGTCATGGAGAAAAGTTTCACCATGAATTTctagtaattatatatgttcccTTTGTGTTGGACTTGTTCTAGAGCTTCAGCATCTGAGGAACTGCTTGCCTGATCAAGTGGTTGTCCAGCGTATTGATGAAAGGCTGTCTGCACTTGGCAACTGTGTAGCCTGCAATGACCATGTTGCGCTTACACACCCTGACCTTGACAAGGTAAAAAAAAGCCTATCTGCCTATGTCTCTCTAGCGGTGCTTTCCCTATTGTCTTGAACTAAAATATTCCTGGTGTTCAATTCTCCAGGCCACTGAGGAGCTTATTGCAGATGTGCTTGGGGTTGAGGTGTTCCGGCAGACAATTGCAGGAAACATCCTTGTGGGGAGCTACTGTGCATTTACAAACAGGGGTGGCCTAGTATGTTTCTTTTACTTCATTTCTGTTCCATTTGATCTCTGTTTGTTACAaatgttctttttcttattgTACAACACCCTGGTGAAACAGGTCCATCCTCATACATCCATTGAAGATCTTGATGAACTGTCCACGCTCCTGCAAGTCCCTCTTGTTGCTGGAACTGTGAACCGTGGAAGCGAGGTCATTGCTGCTGGCATGACAGTGAACGACTGGACTGCTTTCTGTGGCTCAGACACTACGGCTACTGAGCTCTCCGTCATTGAGAGCGTCTTCAAGCTGAGAGAAGGGCAGCCGGCTGCGATTGTTGATGACATGAGGAAGTCTTTGATCGACAGTTATGTGTAAAAGAGCAAAGCTAGTGATGTGTGGTTCTGAAAGTATTAACTGTGCTAAATCAACCGCAAACTGTACTCGTGTAATCAGTAGCAGAAGCATACCGTCCTGTGGTGGTGCATTTCTGCCTTCTGAATTACAGACTTATATTCTACCTTGTCTCTTTGAaaattacaatatattttgGCGCTCATGTTCGTTGGTCGTTGTGATTTAAGATTTCTTGTTTGAACAACAGTGAAAGAAGAATTTTAGCTTGTACTATAACTACATTTCTGCAAGGTGTTCTTCCAAGTTCAAATCGTCTTTTCTCAGTACTTAAACGTGTGTTCTTCAAATTAGACAAACAGTATATAATAATCTCACAAGAACAGTAGAATCCCATCAGAACATCAGCATGTAAGCTCTCCACTTTATAAAAGGCGCTCACCGAGCATAGAAAATCAGCAATCCCTCTAATACATAACTCTAATAAATGTGCACACACAATACAGAAACCGATAATGGAGACGCAACTCTATACTTGTGCACACAACACGCGCAATGAAGTGTTGGCAGGTGCCGAAGCCAGATCTGATGTGGCATTGGCATCAACTGATCGTAATACACTACCAGGCCAGATTTGCAA includes:
- the LOC102708543 gene encoding eukaryotic translation initiation factor 6-2, encoding MATRIQFENNCEVGVFSKLTNAYCLVAIGGSENFYSAFEAELADVIPVVKTSIGGTRIIGRLCVGNKNGLLLPHTTTDQELQHLRNCLPDQVVVQRIDERLSALGNCVACNDHVALTHPDLDKATEELIADVLGVEVFRQTIAGNILVGSYCAFTNRGGLVHPHTSIEDLDELSTLLQVPLVAGTVNRGSEVIAAGMTVNDWTAFCGSDTTATELSVIESVFKLREGQPAAIVDDMRKSLIDSYV